One Deltaproteobacteria bacterium genomic window, CTCCATACTACAGCGATTGCCCTGACCGGGTTTTCGTCCAGAGATCGAAAACTGTGATTTATGTCCGATTCAAAATAGAGTGTGTCACCCGGCTGGAGTATTTCCACCCGGTCGTCAGTCCGGAATTCCAGTCGTCCTTCGAGAACAAATACGAATTCTTCCCCTTCGTGATTTGTAAATACCATGTCACCCGTATCTAAAGGTTGAAACTCGACCAGGAGGGGTTCCATATGCTTGTCGGTTTTATGTGTCTCAAGGGATTCATAGATATAATCGACCTCCCCTTCGTGGTGATGCGGCCGTCGCTTAATCCTGATCCTTTCCCCGCTCCGGGTGACTGATATTTTCATGCCGGCCGCTTCCTCCTCAAAGAAAGAAGCCATGCCTGCATTGAAAGCCTTCGCCAGTTTCAGAAGCGTCGCCACGGGGGGGACTACTTCACCACTTTCAATCTCGGCTAAAACAGACTTTGGAATGCCGGTCCTGGCTGCCAGATCCTGCAAGGTGATCTGCTTTTTGTGTCGGAGTTCTTTCACAATGCGTCCTATTTTCAGTCCCTCAGCAGCCGTGTCCATACCTTCATTGTGTGTCATCTCTTCACCTCAACGGCAGTCATGTTCCCATGAAAAAAACTGCTTGAAATTCAAAGTTTGTTGATGCCGGTCATTACGTTTTTTCTAAAGAATCACTTTTCGGTAGGATAAGTATAAAACAAGATGAGCTTGTATGTCAAGGATAAGGAACGGCTTCAGATTTGGAGGGGAAAGCCAATATATTAAATATTGAACGAGGGAACTGGTTAAATATGAGCCGGTTTTTCATTTTCTGCCACAGGCTCAGGATAGCGGCAATCGTGTTTCGCATCTCCTGCCACTGCTACCTGATTGCGGC contains:
- a CDS encoding XRE family transcriptional regulator produces the protein MTHNEGMDTAAEGLKIGRIVKELRHKKQITLQDLAARTGIPKSVLAEIESGEVVPPVATLLKLAKAFNAGMASFFEEEAAGMKISVTRSGERIRIKRRPHHHEGEVDYIYESLETHKTDKHMEPLLVEFQPLDTGDMVFTNHEGEEFVFVLEGRLEFRTDDRVEILQPGDTLYFESDINHSFRSLDENPVRAIAVVWSKV